One Periophthalmus magnuspinnatus isolate fPerMag1 chromosome 8, fPerMag1.2.pri, whole genome shotgun sequence genomic window carries:
- the rdh8a gene encoding retinol dehydrogenase 8a, with protein MANSGQKVVLITGCSSGIGLRIAVTLARDEKKRYHVIATMRDLRKKDKLVEAAGDAFGKTLTLLPLDVCSDESVKSCINSVKDRHIDILINNAGVGLLGPLESISIEEMKRVFETNFFGVVRMIKEVMPDMKKRRSGHIVVMSSVMGLQGVVFNDVYTASKFAMEGFCESMAVQLMKFNVRVSMIEPGPVHTEFETKMMDDVAKMEYPGADADTVRYFKDVYLPSSIDIFEAMGQTPEDIAKCTKKVIESSSPRFRNLTNSLYTPIVALKYADETGGLSVNTFYNLLFNFGPLMHITMSILKCLTCSCLRRRTISPN; from the exons ATGGCGAACAGCGGGCAGAAAGTTGTGTTGATCACCGGCTGTTCCTCCGGCATCGGGTTACGGATCGCCGTCACGCTGGCCCGAGATGAAAAGAAGCGTTACCATG TTATTGCCACAATGAGAGACCTGAGGAAGAAAGACAAACTGGTGGAGGCGGCTGGTGATGCGTTTGGGAAAACTCTGACGCTGCTCCCTCTGGACGTGTGCAGCGATGAGTCAGTTAAAAGTTGCATCAACAGCGTTAAAGACCGCCACATCGACATCCTTA tTAATAATGCTGGTGTAGGCTTGCTCGGACCATTGGAAAGCATCAGTAttgaggagatgaagagagtgTTTGAAACCAACTTTTTTGGTGTGGTTCGAATGATTAAAGAAGTGATGCCTGACATGAAAAAGAGGCGTTCAGGGCACATTGTGGTCATGAGCAGTGTCATGGGGCTCCAAG GAGTGGTCTTCAATGATGTTTATACAGCCTCCAAATTTGCTATGGAGGGGTTTTGTGAGAGTATGGCTGTACAGCTGATGAAATTCAATGTCCG GGTGTCCATGATCGAGCCTGGCCCAGTGCACACAGAGTTTGAGACAAAGATGATGGATGATGTGGCTAAAATGGAGTATCCAGGAGCAGATGCAGACACAGTTCGATATTTTAAGGATGTTTATCTTCCTTCTTCTATAGATATATTTGAAGCCATGGGCCAAACACCAGAAGACATAGCTAAA TGCACTAAGAAAGTCATTGAGTCGAGCAGCCCGCGGTTCAGGAATCTGACCAACAGTTTGTATACTCCGATTGTGGCCTTGAAGTATGCAGATGAGACCGGGGGGCTGTCTGTCAACACCTTCTACAATCTGCTCTTCAACTTTGGGCCTCTCATGCACATCACCATGAGCATCCTCAAGTGCCTGACCTGCAGCTGCCTGCGGAGGCGCACTATCTCCCCCAACTGA